A portion of the Lolium rigidum isolate FL_2022 chromosome 1, APGP_CSIRO_Lrig_0.1, whole genome shotgun sequence genome contains these proteins:
- the LOC124653574 gene encoding F-box/LRR-repeat protein At3g58930-like, translating to MPPKVSKRWVPVNRPAGTSPVAGKKTNEVPPKVSKRWVPVNQAAGMSPVAAKPSREVPPKVSQRQVPVDQASGLSPIAVKPSNEMPPKVLKRWMPVNRSAGKLHEAGNPSNEMPLKVSKQWVPVNQPAPVGTSRGAGEPADRLSDLPDVLLHHIMSFLKAWEMVRMSKLSRRWRNLWASAPCIDIRVGDHDRPPEDLAKFVHRLLLTRDVLTPVDTLRLRSLGEDDFYETYNNGHVKRWIRSAIKRNARVIQLNGHLSKYIELDHKDFVSSHLKILKLSYAKLDDEVMKQLSSHCPLEELYLKSCVIDVHEVLSFSLKSLTMVKCKFTMNLLVDASNLMFLRCIKPEKWVPVFKNSGSLVTGSIMLDDSLLSREFQKYHDESNDNRNVMCDGKNSDGSHNEGFLDSILYSGFGNDFYDGYSDSIYDDYSDDIKDNYDYGSDINSDDDTYEYSEIANDSEDYFGNCSGDLSFSKGGNNSGHSANYGFNDYKTLGGQNIIHSLLNARSIELLGHSGEVVLRRESISFPTFINLKTLSLGEWCISRGADFYLLIHLLQHAPNLEKLFLQLEMNFDIQKALGRCIKPSGGSFDCKHLRMVKIKCTKDDPRVHMLAQLFRANDVPLEKIYVRRSGSFNLRMLKLNREITLGDMRDFG from the exons atgccccCAAAGGTATCCAAGCGGTGGGTTCCAGTTAACCGGCCGGCGGGCACGTCTCCCGTTGCAGGCAAAAAAACCAACGAAGTGCCTCCGAAGGTATCCAAGCGATGGGTGCCGGTTAACCAAGCAGCGGGCATGTCTCCTGTTGCAGCGAAGCCATCCAGAGAAGTTCCACCGAAGGTATCCCAGCGGCAGGTGCCGGTTGACCAAGCGTCGGGCTTGTCTCCTATTGCAGTCAAACCATCCAACGAAATGCCCCCGAAAGTATTAAAGCGGTGGATGCCTGTTAACCGGTCCGCGGGGAAGTTGCATGAGGCAGGTAACCCATCCAACGAAATGCCCCTGAAGGTATCCAAGCAATGGGTGCCTGTTAACCAACCAGCACCAGTGGGGACATCTCGTGGGGCAGGTGAACCGGCCGATAGGCTCAGCGATCTCCCGGACGTGCTCCTGCACCACATCATGTCGTTCTTGAAGGCATGGGAGATGGTCCGCATGTCCAAGCTCTCGCGGAGGTGGCGCAACCTCTGGGCTTCTGCGCCCTGCATCGACATCCGTGTTGGAGACCATGATAGACCACCAGAGGACTTAGCCAAGTTTGTTCACCGGTTGCTGCTCACCCGGGACGTGCTCACGCCAGTGGACACGCTCCGTCTGCGCTCGCTTGGTGAGGATGATTTCTATGAGACTTATAACAATGGCCATGTCAAGAGGTGGATCCGTAGTGCTATCAAGCGAAATGCTCGTGTTATTCAGCTTAACGGGCATCTCAGCAAGTACATAGAGCTGGATCACAAAGACTTTGTCTCTAGCCACCTCAAAATCTTGAAACTGTCATACGCCAAGCTGGATGATGAAGTCATGAAGCAGCTCTCTTCTCACTGCCCTTTGGAAGAACTATATCTCAAGAGCTGTGTGATTGATGTCCATGAGGTTTTATCCTTCTCTCTGAAGAGTTTGACCATGGTTAAATGCAAGTTCACTATGAACCTCTTGGTGGATGCTTCAAACCTCATGTTCCTACGGTGCATCAAACCAGAGAAGTGGGTTCCCGTATTCAAGAACTCTGGGTCTCTTGTCACAGGCAGCATCATGCTTGATGACTCTTTACTGAGTCGTGAATTTCAAAAGTaccatg ATGAAAGCAATGATAATAGAAATGTCATGTGTGATGGTAAAAATTCTGATGGCAGTCACAATGAGGGCTTTCTTGATAGTATTCTTTATAGCGGCTTTGGTAACGATTTTTATGATGGCTATTCTGACAGTATTTACGATGACTATTCCGATGACATCAAAGACAATTATGATTATGGAAGTGATATCAATAGCGATGACGATACATACGAATATAGCGAAATTGCAAATGACTCTGAAGATTATTTTGGAAACTGTTCCGGTGACCTCAGTTTCAGTAAAGGTGGCAACAATTCTGGCcacagtgcaaactatgggtttaATGATTATAAAACGTTAGGTGGCCAAAATATTATTCACAGCCTTTTAAACGCCAGAAGCATAGAGCTGCTAGGTCATTCAGGAGAG GTCGTTTTGAGAAGGGAATCAATAAGTTTCCCAACATTTATCAACTTGAAGACATTGTCCCTTGGTGAATGGTGTATCAGTAGGGGTGCTGATTTTTACCTACTAATTCACTTACTTCAGCATGCACCTAATCTGGAGAAACTATTTCTTCAACTTGAAATG AATTTTGACATCCAAAAAGCATTGGGAAGATGTATTAAACCAAGCGGAGGGTCATTTGATTGTAAACACCTTagaatggtgaagatcaaatgcacCAAGGATGATCCTAGAGTACATATGCTGGCACAGCTGTTTAGGGCTAATGACGTGCCCCTTGAGAAGATTTACGTGCGTAGGAGTGGGAGCTTCA ATCTTCGTATGCTAAAGCTAAACAGGGAAATTACATTGGGCGATATGCGTGACTTTGGGTAA
- the LOC124653584 gene encoding uncharacterized protein LOC124653584, whose translation MEFQYRAGDARARSPSRSTGAAATSANSESAATRVRDDYGGDRSGYDGESSEALAPRLAADPDELRRQAAKERIRERILREEAETLALEAEVRRELIEELRSQLARSAGASAKGSEAKATPAAHPPSLKTQIPREVGSKPDMPAALPAKRKIHHVPAASNVSAATSSKKLKLDLTCTVCSITATSETAMQEHLKGKSHGRKTAKLALPLTGAGQHEVSSKINGSAAWPAEGENPNMAVAPTVFAATSSNEQKSDLTCTVCGITSTSQKAMQDHLEGKLHRKKAAMLPQPMPKEDVFGPSFNGSERKRMVMVSVLFSTHPFGPSFNGSERNRMASLKPNASAAALNGIMATGEKGMQDHFKGKDHMSKAAALAQPPREESAEHGCQEEAEEEGAYMPKIYSIGTGSGNSCEVVQMSGFLLCEVCNVKVANLVTMACHVRGRKHISKAKQKEEQGRAMEVNGVRRVDGFLLCELCDVKTESETVMRTHLSGKKHTSKQKAAVDAGACGKTVLAQEITNEDVALGASVDITVTPGQQPNQAAGAAAAVVGDSSKMEVVPSATPREDGAAPVCASFSVAPMEVDEYTEAGDRTAKAEEEKLDAEEEEAVEINGIAAVSANEFKIQVEGKLCIVLQQADGSFSCGLCNLHGCSKYGMADHLYTPEHLHRARLSEQKEEQAKKAAPAVVSNDSDGVVIPFADGAAQSGGHPSSRPSRRRPSIESSRRSSRPLAVLPSANDAPLLVKFLCRLIHAAVTAGSSAKTCRDLELCVAAVLDQATVGDLLAVARVIATFVEREFGAGQNKRASLSGAAVALGVGALQKVAKTVDEVVTENSMRISKLVGVPGAEPKEARATQDCLYRAMDIDLKAHPSLDEIEREMCAASWLGPSFLINMKACGFEAEVF comes from the exons ATGGAGTTTCAGTACCGCGCAGGCGACGCCCGCGCACGCAGCCCGTCGAGGTCGACGGGGGCTGCGGCTACGTCGGCGAACTCCGAGTCCGCTG CCACGCGTGTCCGAGATGACTACGGCGGTGATCGCTCCGGGTACGACGGAGAGAGTTCCGAGGCCTTGGCGCCGCGGCTGGCGGCTGACCCGGACGAGCTGCGGCGCCAGGCGGCCAAGGAGAGGATACGGGAGCGGATCCTGCGGGAGGAGGCTGAGACGTTGGCGCTCGAGGCGGAGGTCCGGCGCGAGCTTATAGAGGAGCTGCGATCTCAGCTCGCGCGGTCGGCGGGCGCTTCCGCCAAAGGGTCGGAAGCCAAGGCCACGCCCGCGGCCCACCCGCCATCGCTGAAAACGCAGATTCCACGCGAG GTCGGATCGAAACCAGATATGCCAGCAGCCTTGCCAGCCAAGCGGAAAATTCATCATGTCCCTGCTGCATCCAATGTTTCGGCGGCAACAAGCAGCAAGAAGCTGAAGCTGGATTTGACTTGCACGGTGTGCAGCATCACGGCAACCAGTGAGACTGCCATGCAAGAGCACCTAAAAGGGAAGAGCCACGGGAGGAAGACCGCTAAGCTTGCGCTGCCACTGACTGGAGCAGGTCAACATGAG GTTAGTTCAAAGATAAATGGATCGGCAGCCTGGCCAGCCGAGGGGGAAAACCCTAACATGGCCGTCGCTCCCACGGTTTTCGCTGCCACGAGCAGCAACGAGCAGAAGTCGGACTTGACTTGCACGGTGTGCGGCATCACATCAACCAGTCAGAAGGCCATGCAAGATCACCTCGAAGGGAAACTCCACAGGAAGAAGGCCGCGATGCTCCCGCAGCCAATGCCAAAGGAGGACGTG TTTGGACCAAGTTTTAACGGTTCAGAAAGAAAACGTATGGTCATGGTGTCTG TATTATTCTCAACCCACCCT TTTGGACCAAGTTTTAACGGTTCAGAAAGAAACCGTATG GCCAGCCTGAAACCAAATGCATCAGCAGCAGCTCTAAATGGCATCATGGCGACGGGAGAGAAGGGCATGCAAGATCACTTCAAAGGGAAGGATCACATGAGCAAGGCCGCAGCGCTTGCGCAGCCGCCGCGGGAGGAGTCAGCAGAGCACGGCTGCcaggaagaggcagaggaggaaggtgCCTACATGCCGAAGATATACAGCATTGGGACCGGCTCTGGGAATTCGTGCGAGGTAGTGCAGATGAGCGGGTTCCTGCTCTGCGAGGTGTGCAACGTGAAGGTCGCCAACCTTGTCACGATGGCGTGCCACGTCCGGGGGCGCAAGCACATCTCCAAggccaagcagaaggaagagCAGGGCCGAGCTATGGAGGTCAATGGCGTGCGCCGAGTGGACGGCTTCCTGCTGTGCGAGCTCTGCGACGTGAAGACAGAGTCGGAGACTGTCATGCGGACTCACTTGTCCGGTAAGAAGCACACCAGCAAACAGAAGGCCGCCGTTGACGCCGGTGCATGTGGAAAAACTGTGCTAGCACAGGAGATAACAAATGAGGATGTGGCTTTGGGAGCCAGCGTCGACATAACCGTGACTCCAGGACAGCAGCCGAATCAGGctgcgggcgccgccgccgccgtggtcgGCGACTCCAGCAAGATGGAGGTAGTGCCATCGGCAACGCCTCGAGAGGATGGGGCCGCCCCGGTTTGTGCCAGTTTCTCCGTGGCGCCCATGGAAGTAGATGAATATACAGAGGCTGGAGATCGTACTGCCAAAGCTGAAGAAGAGAAACTGGATGCCGAAGAAGAGGAAGCTGTTGAGATCAATGGCATCGCCGCCGTGTCTGCCAACGAGTTTAAGATCCAGGTGGAGGGCAAGTTGTGCATCGTGCTGCAGCAGGCGGATGGCAGTTTCTCGTGCGGGCTGTGCAACCTGCATGGCTGCAGCAAGTACGGCATGGCGGATCACCTCTACACGCCGGAGCACTTGCACAGAGCCCGTCTCTCCGAGCAGAAGGAGGAGCAGGCAAAGAAGGCAGCGCCGGCGGTGGTGAGCAACGACAGCGATGGTGTAGTCATCCCGTTCGCTGATGGAGCGGCTCAG AGTGGTGGGCATCCGAGCTCGCGACCCTCTCGCCGGCGTCCTTCCATAGAGTCGTCAAGGCGCTCCTCGAGACCGTTGGCCGTGCTCCCTTCCGCAAACGACGCGCCCCTTCTGGTGAAGTTCCTTTGCCGGCTCATACACGCCGCCGTCACCGCGGGGTCCTCCGCCAAGACGTGCCGCGATCTGGAGCTCTGCGTCGCAGCCGTACTCGACCAGGCCACCGTGGGCGACCTGCTGGCCGTTGC GCGCGTCATCGCCACGTTCGTGGAGCGCGAGTTCGGCGCCGGGCAGAACAAGAGGGCGTCGCTGTCGGGAGCGGCAGTGGCGCTGGGCGTAGGGGCTTTGCAGAAGGTGGCCAAGACGGTGGACGAGGTCGTGACGGAGAATTCGATGCGCATCTCCAAGCTCGTGGGCGTGCCCGGAGCGGAGCCCAAAGAGGCGCGCGCCACCCAGGACTGCCTGTACCGCGCCATGGACATCGACCTGAAAGCCCACCCGTCGCTTGACGAGATCGAACGGGAGATGTGTGCAGCGTCATG GCTAGGTCCTTCATTCCTGATCAACATGAAAGCATGCGGCTTCGAAGCAGAAGTCTTCTAA